One Chryseobacterium sp. StRB126 genomic region harbors:
- a CDS encoding endonuclease/exonuclease/phosphatase family protein, with translation MQFNVWQEGTMITGGFDAIVNEIATHNPDFVTMSEVRNYNNTSFYERIVQALEKKGMKYFSFSSYDTAILSRYPIKEFSKDNTIHSMHKLVTEIQGQEIAIYSAHLDYTHYAVYLPRGYDGNSFAKLPAPVTDLNQIMKMDLSSTRPIAIKAFVESAKEDISKNRIVVLGGDFNEASHLDWTESTKNLYDHRGVVAPWNSSTTLYKNGYKDSYREVYPNEAEYPGFTWPAQKSWALEADERDRIDFIYYYADSKVSVEKSVIVGPATSIVKGKEQKETGHDIFIAPQGIWPTDHKAVISTFKVKR, from the coding sequence ATGCAATTCAACGTTTGGCAGGAAGGGACTATGATAACCGGAGGTTTTGATGCTATTGTCAATGAAATAGCAACCCATAATCCTGATTTTGTTACCATGTCAGAGGTCAGAAACTATAACAATACCTCATTTTATGAAAGAATAGTGCAAGCACTAGAAAAAAAGGGCATGAAGTATTTTTCTTTTTCAAGTTATGATACTGCTATTCTGAGCAGATATCCTATCAAAGAATTCAGTAAGGATAATACTATTCACAGTATGCATAAATTGGTAACTGAAATTCAGGGGCAGGAAATAGCCATATATTCTGCTCACCTGGACTATACCCACTATGCAGTCTATCTTCCAAGGGGATATGATGGCAACAGCTTTGCAAAACTTCCTGCTCCTGTCACTGATTTAAATCAAATCATGAAGATGGATCTTAGCTCCACCAGACCAATTGCAATAAAAGCTTTTGTAGAATCAGCAAAAGAAGATATTTCAAAAAACAGAATAGTAGTATTAGGAGGCGATTTCAATGAGGCTTCTCACCTGGATTGGACTGAGTCTACAAAAAACCTCTATGATCATAGAGGAGTTGTAGCGCCCTGGAATTCCTCAACCACATTATATAAGAACGGATATAAAGACAGCTATAGAGAAGTATACCCCAATGAAGCTGAATACCCCGGATTTACCTGGCCAGCACAGAAAAGTTGGGCATTGGAAGCAGATGAACGTGACCGGATAGATTTTATTTATTATTACGCCGACAGTAAAGTTTCCGTTGAAAAGAGCGTGATTGTAGGACCTGCTACCAGCATTGTGAAAGGAAAAGAACAAAAAGAAACAGGTCATGATATTTTTATTGCACCACAGGGTATTTGGCCTACAGATCATAAAGCCGTTATAAGTACTTTCAAGGTTAAAAGATAA
- a CDS encoding T9SS type A sorting domain-containing protein yields MKFNLLSKSCLYWQVSIVILLLLSSLSFAQNRVYASSQVSNVDATLCLGCGVYNPQNAVGANEDDYSNFFTGVGVAFWNIEQTLIFPGVTTDKLVVGIGKYQYYSLSTASATRFAIETMNGNIPNNDRRIDLAGGSGSPTEVLKRTIELQPTKPYDRVKITLLGTPNTINLIAKQLRVYYAYHESPVPSFTAYSDANGQIILGGDVSVKEANISIINMLGKEVYRSKIYSKTIELSSPLPTGVYILNLQTKDQSIYSQRIIIK; encoded by the coding sequence ATGAAATTTAATTTACTTTCAAAGTCTTGTTTGTATTGGCAAGTCTCAATAGTCATATTATTATTGCTGAGTTCTTTATCCTTTGCACAGAACAGGGTATATGCTTCTAGCCAAGTCTCCAATGTAGATGCCACATTATGTTTGGGCTGCGGTGTGTATAATCCTCAAAATGCGGTTGGAGCTAATGAAGATGATTACTCTAATTTTTTCACAGGTGTGGGGGTAGCATTCTGGAATATTGAGCAGACACTAATTTTTCCGGGAGTTACTACCGATAAGTTGGTTGTTGGGATTGGTAAATATCAATACTACAGCTTATCAACGGCGTCTGCCACTCGCTTTGCGATAGAAACGATGAATGGAAATATTCCGAATAATGATCGTAGGATTGATTTAGCTGGGGGGAGTGGATCTCCCACAGAAGTCTTGAAAAGAACGATCGAACTTCAGCCTACAAAACCTTATGATCGTGTTAAAATAACACTTTTGGGTACTCCAAACACAATTAACCTTATTGCTAAACAGCTTCGTGTTTATTATGCTTACCACGAATCTCCCGTTCCTAGTTTTACAGCTTATAGTGATGCCAACGGGCAGATTATTCTAGGGGGAGATGTTTCGGTGAAAGAGGCCAATATAAGCATCATTAATATGTTGGGTAAGGAAGTATATCGTTCAAAAATATATTCAAAAACTATTGAGCTGTCTTCGCCGCTTCCCACAGGTGTTTATATACTGAATCTTCAGACCAAAGACCAAAGCATATATTCCCAAAGAATTATCATTAAATAA
- a CDS encoding glycoside hydrolase family 3 protein yields the protein MKKLLYTSLFIAALISPRINAQYQPKNTSKEDIKKAQQWVEKIYKNLSQDEKLGQLFIVALYTNKGEDYINQVRNIVINDKIGGLILMQDDAAREINLVNEFQQKSKIPLMIGMDAEWGLFQRIATAHKFPWAMTLGAIQDKNLVYQMSAKIAEDCHRMGINWDFAPVVDVNTNPNNPIIGNRSFGSEVDNVISSALSYSNGLQDNNILAAIKHFPGHGDTNTDSHLDLPVVSHTIERLNSTELAPFKALMDKGIGGVMVAHLYVPSLESEKGIPASVSKNIITRLLKDKLGYKGLIITDALNMGAVANKYKPGELDAMAFKAGNDIMLFSQGVSEGKKLIQKAIDNKEISQSRVEESVKKILLTKYFLGLTQYTPKNPENINADLNNDSHKTLVQNLYSNALTLLKDEKKLLPLSGKQVYYVPLEEAPYQTFANRMGSNIIIKKASEINTIPAGSTVIAGFHKDNSTAYKPYKISSESKKILADLTKNQNVILNVFGSAYALKDIDLSKVSTVLVSYENNDDSMNVTADALNGKTKIWGRLPVLVNDQLKPGMGIDLNPASPMNTK from the coding sequence ATGAAGAAATTATTATATACTTCACTCTTTATTGCAGCATTGATTAGTCCTAGGATTAATGCGCAGTATCAGCCTAAAAATACTTCGAAAGAAGATATAAAAAAGGCTCAGCAATGGGTGGAAAAAATTTATAAAAATCTTTCACAGGATGAAAAACTGGGGCAGCTTTTTATCGTTGCTCTTTACACCAATAAAGGAGAAGACTATATCAATCAGGTAAGAAACATTGTTATTAATGATAAAATCGGAGGTTTAATTCTGATGCAGGATGATGCCGCAAGAGAAATCAACCTGGTGAATGAATTCCAGCAAAAATCCAAAATCCCTTTAATGATCGGCATGGATGCTGAATGGGGTTTATTCCAGAGAATTGCAACGGCGCATAAATTCCCATGGGCAATGACTTTGGGGGCTATTCAGGATAAGAATTTAGTATATCAGATGTCTGCTAAAATTGCAGAAGATTGTCACAGAATGGGAATCAACTGGGATTTTGCTCCGGTAGTGGATGTGAATACCAACCCGAACAACCCTATTATTGGTAACAGAAGTTTCGGTTCTGAGGTGGATAATGTTATTAGCTCTGCCCTATCTTATTCTAACGGACTTCAGGACAATAATATATTAGCAGCCATTAAACATTTCCCTGGCCACGGAGATACCAATACAGACTCACATCTTGATCTTCCAGTGGTTTCCCATACTATAGAAAGACTTAACTCTACAGAGTTAGCACCATTTAAAGCTTTAATGGATAAAGGCATTGGCGGGGTTATGGTGGCTCACTTATATGTTCCAAGCTTAGAATCCGAGAAAGGTATTCCTGCTTCTGTTTCTAAAAATATCATCACACGATTATTGAAGGATAAACTTGGTTATAAAGGATTAATTATAACAGATGCTTTAAATATGGGTGCTGTTGCTAACAAATATAAACCAGGAGAACTGGATGCTATGGCATTTAAAGCTGGAAATGATATTATGCTTTTCTCTCAGGGAGTTTCTGAAGGGAAAAAGCTCATTCAGAAAGCCATAGATAACAAAGAAATCTCTCAATCCAGAGTAGAAGAAAGTGTAAAGAAGATTCTTTTAACAAAATATTTCTTAGGACTTACCCAGTACACTCCAAAAAATCCTGAAAACATCAATGCTGACCTGAATAATGATTCTCATAAAACATTGGTTCAAAATCTTTATTCTAATGCATTAACGTTATTAAAGGATGAAAAAAAACTTCTTCCCCTCTCTGGAAAACAAGTTTATTATGTTCCTTTAGAAGAAGCTCCTTACCAGACATTCGCTAATAGAATGGGATCTAATATTATAATCAAAAAGGCAAGCGAGATCAATACCATTCCAGCGGGTTCTACAGTAATTGCTGGTTTCCACAAGGATAATTCAACTGCCTACAAACCGTATAAAATATCTTCAGAATCTAAAAAGATTCTTGCTGATCTTACTAAAAACCAGAATGTGATTCTTAATGTATTCGGAAGCGCCTATGCTTTAAAAGATATTGATCTGTCAAAAGTTTCCACAGTTCTGGTATCTTATGAAAACAATGACGATTCTATGAATGTAACGGCAGATGCATTAAACGGAAAAACAAAAATTTGGGGCAGACTTCCTGTGTTGGTTAATGATCAACTGAAGCCGGGAATGGGTATAGACCTAAATCCTGCTTCCCCGATGAACACAAAATAA
- a CDS encoding IS982 family transposase has translation MNLKDQITNIFVQIDDFCKEFDAQIKKLKLEALGDSKKRRNRTSKMFDSEIITIMIGFHLGAHKTFKHYYQEVVCGYWKDLFPNRLSYNRFIELQQRCFVVFVLFLKEKCLGKCTGISFMDSTTLKVCRNQRIHNHKVFKGFAERGKSSMGWFYGFKLHLVCNEKGELLSFYLTKGNVDDRNPKHIKKMTKQLFGKLFADKGYLSKALWEMLFADGIQLFTKLRKNMKNHIMTMEDKILLRKRAIIETINDELKNHCQVEHTRHRSVNNFIMNILGGLTAYCFFPKKPSLNLKKVNDGQLFLNFA, from the coding sequence ATGAATTTGAAAGACCAAATTACAAATATTTTTGTACAAATTGATGATTTTTGTAAAGAGTTTGATGCGCAAATTAAAAAATTAAAGCTAGAAGCATTAGGAGACAGCAAGAAAAGAAGAAACAGAACTTCAAAAATGTTTGATTCTGAAATTATCACAATCATGATAGGCTTTCATTTGGGAGCTCACAAAACATTTAAACATTACTATCAGGAAGTAGTTTGTGGATATTGGAAAGATTTATTTCCAAATAGGCTTTCCTACAACAGGTTTATCGAGCTCCAACAAAGATGTTTTGTTGTTTTTGTCTTGTTTTTGAAAGAAAAATGTCTTGGAAAATGCACAGGAATCAGCTTTATGGACAGTACAACTTTGAAAGTCTGTAGAAACCAAAGGATACATAATCATAAAGTTTTCAAAGGTTTCGCAGAACGCGGAAAGTCCTCAATGGGCTGGTTTTACGGCTTCAAACTACATTTGGTATGCAATGAAAAAGGAGAACTTTTATCCTTTTATTTGACAAAAGGAAATGTGGATGACCGAAATCCGAAACATATTAAGAAAATGACCAAGCAATTGTTTGGGAAGTTGTTTGCCGATAAAGGGTATCTCTCAAAAGCCTTGTGGGAGATGCTTTTTGCAGATGGTATTCAACTCTTTACCAAACTTAGAAAGAATATGAAAAATCACATAATGACAATGGAAGACAAGATTTTGCTTAGAAAAAGAGCTATCATTGAAACCATAAATGACGAACTAAAGAATCACTGTCAGGTTGAACACACCAGACACCGAAGTGTGAACAATTTTATAATGAATATCTTGGGAGGGCTAACAGCATATTGTTTCTTTCCAAAAAAACCGTCACTTAACTTAAAAAAAGTAAATGACGGTCAACTATTTTTAAATTTTGCTTAA
- the bshA gene encoding N-acetyl-alpha-D-glucosaminyl L-malate synthase BshA — MKIGILCYPTYGGSGIVATELGMSLANKGYEVHFISSALPARLDITNPNIFFHRVNVQTYPLFQYQPYDIALSSMIYRVVNLYKLDLLHAHYAIPYAYAAFTAKQMLREDNNDIPLVTTLHGTDITLVGQHPSYKHAVEFSINQSDAITSVSESLKKDTLQFFNIKKEIQVITNFIDNSEFDDCTECQRTQFANPDEKILIHVSNLRPVKRVDEVLQIFKNVEKKVKSKLIIIGEGPDMEKVNQFLEENPDLISKIRLLGKVNDLYKILQLSDVFLLPSEQESFGLAALEAMAAYTPVISSNAGGIPEVNIQGETGYLAEIGNVEAMSNYTIKLLSNDELLAKMKKNAKEQAIKFDLKNILPIYEKMYRTTIENFKKELTKV; from the coding sequence ATGAAAATAGGCATACTTTGCTATCCAACCTATGGTGGAAGCGGAATTGTAGCAACAGAACTGGGAATGTCTCTTGCCAACAAAGGATATGAAGTACACTTCATCAGCTCTGCTCTTCCTGCAAGATTAGACATTACCAATCCGAATATTTTCTTTCATAGAGTAAATGTTCAGACCTATCCGCTTTTTCAGTATCAGCCTTATGATATCGCGTTAAGTTCAATGATCTACAGGGTTGTTAATCTATATAAACTGGATCTGCTACATGCTCATTATGCCATTCCTTATGCATATGCGGCTTTTACGGCTAAACAGATGCTGCGGGAAGACAATAATGATATTCCTTTGGTGACGACTCTTCACGGAACGGATATTACCCTTGTAGGGCAACATCCAAGTTATAAACATGCGGTAGAGTTTTCCATTAATCAATCAGATGCGATTACTTCGGTTTCTGAAAGTCTGAAAAAAGATACGCTTCAGTTCTTCAATATCAAAAAAGAAATTCAGGTGATTACCAATTTTATTGATAATTCTGAATTTGACGACTGTACGGAATGCCAGAGAACTCAGTTTGCAAATCCTGATGAAAAAATATTGATCCACGTATCGAATCTTCGTCCTGTAAAACGTGTGGATGAAGTATTACAGATCTTTAAAAATGTTGAGAAAAAGGTAAAATCTAAACTTATCATCATTGGGGAAGGTCCTGATATGGAAAAAGTGAATCAATTTCTTGAAGAAAACCCGGATCTTATCTCAAAAATCCGTCTTCTGGGGAAAGTAAATGATCTTTATAAAATTCTTCAGCTTTCCGATGTGTTTTTACTTCCCTCAGAGCAGGAGAGCTTTGGTTTAGCAGCTTTGGAAGCAATGGCAGCTTATACTCCAGTTATCAGTTCTAATGCAGGAGGAATTCCTGAGGTAAATATCCAGGGAGAAACAGGGTATTTAGCAGAAATCGGAAATGTAGAAGCGATGAGCAACTATACCATCAAATTATTGAGTAATGATGAACTTTTAGCCAAAATGAAGAAAAATGCGAAAGAACAGGCTATAAAATTCGATTTGAAAAACATTCTTCCTATCTATGAAAAAATGTATAGAACGACTATAGAAAATTTTAAGAAAGAGCTGACGAAAGTGTAA